Proteins encoded by one window of Anaerolineales bacterium:
- a CDS encoding S41 family peptidase yields the protein MKKAPRLIGLILAFSLVFGAGYFAGSTSPVGVTQAQQPSETEATFAPFWEVWTILKQRFLYTERMDDTGLMEAALNGLVNSLGDENTAYMSPAVYSDLTNRLSGEYEGIGATVRKDEKTGGVYIVSTTPGSPARAQLRQGDIILSVNGNDITGVTITEAVSQIRGPEGTFVELSVLRREGGEIETLRVQRAKIKREIVTATVFEGNIGYIGISSFAESVPEDMARALREMNANSLNGLILDMRNDPGGGLQTAIDVASFFLEDGTVIIQRGRTKEQTVNWAVSREAIAPDVPLVVILNQASASASELVAGALQDRGRAKVVGTYSFGKGSIQQWLQLSNGGGIRVTIAEFFKPSGGVINHIGILPNVFVGWTEDQAVDMPWYDPQISEAIMLLRGEF from the coding sequence ATGAAAAAAGCACCCCGCCTTATCGGATTGATCCTGGCGTTTAGCCTCGTCTTTGGCGCTGGCTATTTCGCTGGCAGCACGTCACCTGTTGGTGTCACGCAAGCACAACAACCCTCCGAGACGGAGGCGACCTTTGCCCCTTTTTGGGAAGTGTGGACTATCCTCAAACAGCGCTTTCTCTATACAGAGCGCATGGATGATACCGGTCTTATGGAGGCAGCCCTCAATGGGTTGGTCAATTCGCTTGGTGATGAGAACACCGCCTACATGAGTCCGGCGGTCTACAGTGACCTGACCAACCGCCTTTCGGGTGAATATGAAGGAATTGGGGCAACGGTGCGCAAGGACGAGAAAACGGGTGGTGTCTATATCGTTTCCACGACGCCCGGATCGCCCGCCCGTGCGCAGCTTCGACAGGGCGATATCATCCTCAGTGTGAACGGAAACGACATCACTGGGGTGACGATCACCGAGGCGGTCAGCCAAATACGCGGACCGGAAGGGACATTTGTCGAATTGAGCGTCTTGCGCCGTGAGGGTGGCGAGATCGAGACGCTTCGTGTCCAACGAGCAAAGATCAAGCGGGAGATTGTCACTGCTACCGTTTTTGAAGGCAATATCGGCTACATCGGCATCTCGTCCTTTGCCGAGAGCGTTCCTGAGGATATGGCACGGGCGCTGCGTGAGATGAACGCCAACAGCCTCAATGGGTTGATTCTTGATATGCGCAATGATCCGGGTGGGGGGTTGCAGACGGCGATTGATGTGGCGAGTTTTTTCCTTGAAGACGGCACGGTGATCATCCAGCGAGGGCGCACCAAAGAACAAACGGTGAATTGGGCAGTCTCGCGAGAGGCTATCGCCCCCGATGTGCCGCTCGTGGTGATTTTGAACCAAGCCAGCGCCAGCGCCAGCGAACTGGTTGCCGGGGCGCTCCAAGACCGGGGACGGGCAAAGGTGGTTGGGACGTACTCCTTTGGAAAGGGATCGATCCAACAATGGCTGCAACTGAGCAATGGCGGTGGGATTCGCGTCACCATTGCCGAGTTTTTCAAGCCTTCCGGCGGGGTGATCAACCATATTGGCATTCTCCCCAATGTCTTTGTCGGTTGGACGGAAGATCAGGCAGTGGACATGCCCTGGTACGATCCGCAAATCAGTGAGGCAATCATGCTGCTGCGCGGGGAGTTCTAA
- a CDS encoding PspC domain-containing protein — protein sequence MNVYRTRLRRSQINRILGGVCGGMGATLGISAWWVRAAFAALSLTMFSFALLLYLLLWVIMPAQRIADLPPLVRPGEAPIPHQPRPEGVLILGGLAILVGIIVLAKQTGVLDATGGGDLLSPAMMALVGVVVLVKHLRGIA from the coding sequence ATGAATGTCTACCGCACTCGGCTGCGTCGCAGCCAAATCAACCGCATCTTGGGGGGCGTCTGTGGCGGCATGGGCGCGACATTAGGCATTAGCGCATGGTGGGTGCGTGCGGCGTTTGCCGCCCTCTCCCTGACGATGTTCAGTTTCGCCCTCTTACTCTACCTTCTTTTATGGGTGATTATGCCCGCGCAGAGGATCGCGGATCTGCCGCCATTGGTGCGCCCCGGTGAAGCGCCAATACCCCACCAGCCCCGCCCAGAAGGCGTTCTGATCCTCGGTGGGTTGGCGATCCTTGTCGGGATCATCGTCTTGGCAAAGCAAACCGGTGTCCTTGATGCCACTGGCGGTGGCGATCTGCTCTCTCCGGCAATGATGGCGCTCGTTGGCGTTGTTGTCTTGGTTAAACATCTGCGGGGGATTGCCTGA